In one Silene latifolia isolate original U9 population chromosome 10, ASM4854445v1, whole genome shotgun sequence genomic region, the following are encoded:
- the LOC141604895 gene encoding uncharacterized protein LOC141604895: MAQYRQYNNDHYLYTNGGGGANGGGASTSGGGGGGEHVAIGVRGGPHHYYKKSHHHHHYRRLRNKRISIATAITFVCCVVAAFSLGFLYFSTYDHHSGSDTDNVQDDAFKDDFLKNVTRFSSTKVKFGHGSTTHGRDSRYWDGDDRRRDEDYNEDEHKSSSHKEDGAGKGHASILVKSSVKKPSDNMGKGSDHHGLYNEAGRNELQMYEKKYEASLKNTSKSGAQTEGLVLDSDEVKLVLENEETVTDDEYDDGIDDRIDDAIDSHDARIDDPKSHSGDHEADVGKGRILVDQRSSHDSSKSNSDDTGRKTRAKKRRKHHSSSSCEMKLLNSTTQLVEPLESRKFVRFSLSYTQKEEKPDGVDQWEPRFSGHQSLREREDSFIARDQTINCGFVKGSKEYSGTGFDLVEDDYRYISKCHIAVISCIFGNSDRLRSPFTKAVSRLSRKNVCFVMFMDETTLETLTAEGQMPDRMGYIGLWKVVVVKNLPFTDMRRVGKIPKLLSHRLFPSARYSIWLDSKLRLQQDPLLLLENFLWRKGYEYAISNHYDRHCVWKEVERNKKLNKFNHTMIDQQFQFYQADGLKRFNASDPNKMLPSNVPEGSLIIRAHTPMSNLFSCLWFNEVDRFTPRDQLSFAFTYQKLRKKNPSKPFYLHMFKDCERRQIAKLFRHRAIDKRNSAQVANE, from the exons ATGGCTCAGTACAGACAGTACAACAACGACCACTACTTGTACACCAATGGTGGCGGCGGCGCTAACGGTGGAGGAGCTAGTACTAGCGGCGGTGGCGGCGGAGGAGAACACGTAGCGATCGGCGTTCGCGGTGGTCCGCATCACTACTATAAGAAATcgcatcatcatcaccattatcgtcGATTGAGAAACAAGCGGATCTCCATTGCTACCGCCATTActtttgtttgttgtgttgttgctGCTTTTTCACTCGGTTTTCTATACTTCTCTACATATGATCATCACTCAG GTAGCGATACGGATAATGTACAAGACGATGCTTTTAAGGATGATTTTCTTAAGAACGTGACACGGTTTAGTTCCACGAAAGTCAAGTTTGGACATGGTTCTACAACTCATGGCCGTGATTCAAGGTACTGGGATGGGGATGACAGGAGAAGAGATGAAGATTACAATGAGGATGAGCATAAAAGTAGCAGTCATAAAGAGGATGGAGCTGGGAAGGGTCATGCTTCGATTCTTGTGAAAAGTTCCGTGAAGAAACCAAGTGACAATATGGGGAAAGGCTCTGATCATCACGGGCTATACAATGAAGCCGGACGTAATGAACTTCAAATGTACGAGAAAAAATATGAGGCTTCTTTGAAGAACACTAGCAAATCAGGTGCACAAACTGAGGGTTTAGTTCTTGATTCAGATGAAGTTAAACTGGTATTGGAAAATGAAGAGACTGTTAccgatgatgaatatgatgacgGAATTGATGATAGAATTGATGATGCAATTGATTCTCATGACGCACGTATAGACGATCCCAAATCCCACTCTGGAGATCATGAAGCTGATGTAGGGAAAGGTCGTATTCTAGTTGATCAAAGGTCGTCACACGATAGTTCTAAATCAAATTCTGATGACACTGGTAGGAAAACTAGGGCGAAGAAACGCAGGAAACACCACAGTT CTTCATCTTGTGAGATGAAATTACTGAATTCTACCACTCAGCTTGTCGAGCCTCTGGAAAGTAGAAAATTCGTAAGGTTTTCATTGTCATATACTCAAAAAGAAGAAAAGCCAGATGGGGTAGACCAGTGGGAACCCAGGTTTTCCGGGCATCAGAGCTTAAGAGAAAGAGAAGATTCATTCATTGCTCGTGATCAAACGATAAATTGTGGGTTTGTTAAGGGTTCTAAAGAGTATTCAGGGACTGGATTTGACTTGGTTGAGGATGATTACAGATATATTAGCAAATGCCATATTGCTGTTATATCTTGCATCTTTGGCAACTCAGATCGCTTGAGATCTCCTTTTACCAAAGCG GTTAGTCGTTTGTCAAGGAAAAATGTTTGCTTTGTGATGTTCATGGATGAGACGACCTTGGAAACTCTTACTGCAGAAGGCCAAATGCCTGACAGAATGGGATACATAGGTTTGTGGAAGGTGGTTGTGGTGAAGAATCTTCCTTTCACAGACATGAGGAGGGTAGGAAAAATACCCAAACTTCTGTCTCATCGTCTTTTTCCATCAGCGAG GTATTCAATCTGGTTGGACAGCAAATTGCGCCTTCAACAAGACCCTCTTTTGTTATTGGAGAACTTCTTATGGCGAAAGGGATATGAATATGCAATATCCAATCACTATGATCGTCATTGTGTTTGGAAAGAAGTCGAGCGTAACAAGAAGCTAAATAAATTCAACCACACAATGATAGACCAACAATTTCAGTTTTATCAGGCCGATGGGCTAAAGAGGTTCAATGCTTCTGATCCTAATAAGATGCTTCCAAGCA ATGTACCAGAAGGGTCTCTGATCATAAGGGCACACACTCCTATGTCCAACCTGTTCTCTTGTCTTTGGTTCAATGAGGTGGACCGTTTTACTCCTAGGGATCAGTTAAGCTTTGCATTTACATACCAGAAGTTGAGAAAGAAAAATCCTAGCAAGCCTTTCTATCTTCACATGTTCAAG